From Haloplanus sp. GDY1:
CCTGAACTTCGTCCTGAATGATCTCACCGGGTACGTTCTTCTCGGCGATGCCCTGAAGCTCGAAGCGCACCGAGCCTGGTTCGTCAGCGTCGCCCAGCTCGTCAAAGGGAATCACCCGGTGAAAGCCCTCGATGCCGACGAGCGTGACCGCGTGTTGGCCCGCTACTTCGGTATGTTACCTGGCGATGACGTGACGGAACCGGCCACGGCACACGCTGCAAGCGTTGAGCCCGCCCTTGACGTCACCCTCGACAGCGAGAACACCGCTCAGGTCGGCTTCGACGAGTTCGCATGACCGCCTCATGACCGTTTCCTGCAATCGACAGGCGTGCGACCGGACCTGGCTTCGAGACCCCGTCCTCGAAGTCCACTGCCCCTCCTGTGGAGCCGACATCGGCACGAAGTGCAAGCGTCCCTCGGGACACGGCGGGAATTTCGTCCATCCACACGCCGCCCGTGACCGCCTCGCTGTCGCCGAGGGACACTACGGCCACTGCCCGCTGGAAATCTGTGCGGAATCCCTCGCCGAAATGGCGGGAGGGACAGCCACCGGGGCCTCGAAGGGAGCAACGGCCAACACCAAGACCTCCGAAGCGTCCGGATCGACCAGCCAACTCACGTTCGAGGAGCTTTGACCGTGTGGCGATTCGACCTGTCCTACGCAACAACTGAACTGACCACTGACTTCACTTTGTAGCGTAGGATAAACATTCCCTCGTCAGTTTGTCGCCCCCGAGTCGGTGAGGGACTCGAAACGTGACCTACGATATCGAAAAGGGCGCGCCCGAGCGTGTCCGCGACGAAGCCGAACAACTCCACGAACTAGCCGTCAACAAATTCGGATACGACACCGAACACGTCTTGTTCACCGCCCACGCCGACGGCACAATCTCTGGTCGAATCGCTCTCTATGTCGCCGGCGACTACCAAGACTACGAGTACGACTCTGAGTGCCCTACTGAAGACGAAGAGATGGAACGAGATTCGGTGAACCCTCGGCATAACACCGTCCACAACCAGGATCACGACCCGGATCCACCGGGCGTCGGTGTGACCGTTCCCAATCCGCCGAGGGACACGAACACCGGCACGGCCGAGGCCGGAGCCTGATCATGGGCGTCCTCGCAGACTCCCCAGACGCCACGCCTGCTCGGGTCATATTCCATCCACAAATCTGGTTCCGCCAACAGGCTGTGACCAGCGACAACTCCACGCGGTGACTGTGCCCAACCAAGACATCCCCCGGTGGGAAGACATCGACTTGGACGCCATCGACTACGATGCTCGCGATGAAGACACCACAGGCCAGGAACGGGTACTCCGTTCACTCCGGTCGCAGATCGACGCCACTGAAGCTATTCTCAAGCGACATCTCCGCGAACTCGGCGTCTCCATCAGCGGTGACCTCGCCCGAGTCACAATCCCAACTCACATCCAGTATCGCGATCCCTTCGCGTTCGACCGTGCTCGCAAAGCCCGGAGTGCTCAATCAAGCCTCCGGAATCGCCGACAACGCTTCTGCCGAGTGTATGCCCAACACCGCGACCGCAAACACGACGCCAAAATCGACTGAATCCACGTACAGTGCCTCAAATGCTCGAAATAGAGGTATTTACAAGACGAAATAGGGGTGTCGCTAACCGCTTACAACTCGAAATAGGGGTGGGTCGCCGGCGGACCGGCCGCCATAACATGTGTCCTACGCAACGATAGAACATCTCACAACAGCCACTACATTACCACATTGAATGTGGTCTGCGCGAACTTAAGCCCGAACTGGCCCTACTACCGACGTGAACATATCCTCTGAATATCCCACACTCAGCCTCAATTCTGACGTGCCTTCTGACTCATTTGATATGATTACCATCATGGATGGACCAGGAGTGAATGGACTTGAACGGTACTTTCTTGGGTACCTAAACGAGGATCTGCGCGACGGTGACGGAACCTTTCTCGCTCGCCCGGTCGGGCATCACGAGCTCCCCCACCCAATGACGCTCCCTGAAATCGAAGAGTGGGCGCTCAAGTACCTCAGCATCCCCGAAGAAGCACTCTCTGAGTGTGAAGAACGACAACTCAGAGAAAACCGAGAAAGGCGAGCTAATCGCTCGAATATCGATTGACACTCCGGGCCAGTGTAGCCACCGTTCGGCTTCCACGGCACAACACCACCGTGTAACCCTAATCCGAGAACACCCTCCGATGACCAACTCTGCCCCCACCACCAGTACCAGAAGCACCGACGCACCGACAGCAACCGCCGCGACGCCAACCCCGACGACGGGAGATACCGGGACGATGGAGAAGATAACCCGCCGAACAGTCCTCGCTGGCGCGGGTTTCCTCACAGCGAGTAGTCTCTCCGGCTGTCTCGGTCTTCTCGGAGCAGACCCCGTCGCCGCAGACCAACCGATGACCACGCCCGGAACAGCGACCCCCCCGTCTGGCTCTGGATCAAGTGCGAGTGGAATCAATGACGACACCGATCGCGGCCATGAGGAGACACCAAAGAAGGGTGACGAGCAGACGGCAACGCCCGGTGGACCAACCTCGCTCGTCGGCCCTGGAGTCCTCCCCGCCAATGTCGAACCAGAACGCGGACGCGGTGGCGATGAACAGTGGCAAGAGCTCGACTACCGCGCGTATCTCGGCCCGCTTACCGCCGCGAACCACGGTCTTCAGGATGTCAAAGTCACGAACGCCCCTCACGCCGACCGGAAGAACAGCCCGCTGCTCGCGTACCTAGATATCGACTACTTGGACAAGCCCGTCATCGAATCCGACGGGACCTTCAGCATCACCGGCGCGCTGCATTACACCCACGAGTGCGGCTACTACGGCATCAACTATCTCGATGTGACCAACGGCGAAGCCGTCATCGCCCTTGCATACACCATCGACGAGACGACCTGTACGCCCGAGTATGCAGGACGACTCGGCGCACGATACGGGGACATCACTATCACCGGAGAACTCGACCCGGGTATGAACGCTGACCACCTCATCGTCACCTTCCTCAG
This genomic window contains:
- a CDS encoding zinc finger domain-containing protein; protein product: MTVSCNRQACDRTWLRDPVLEVHCPSCGADIGTKCKRPSGHGGNFVHPHAARDRLAVAEGHYGHCPLEICAESLAEMAGGTATGASKGATANTKTSEASGSTSQLTFEEL